CGAGCCGCGCCACGCCCATGGCGACGAGGATGAGTCCGGCCAGCAGGCCCGCGACGAGGAGTCCGGCGAGCCCGTGCGCGCCCACGATCGGCGCCAGCACGACCACGAATGCCGCCGTCGGCCCGGTCACCTGGAACTTCGAGCCGCCGGTCAGCGCCGCGACCGCGCCCGCGACCACGGCCGTGTAGAGGCCGTGCTGGGGGGGGACGCCCGAGGCGATGGCGAGCGCCATCGAGAGCGGGATCGCGACGATGCCGACGACGCTTCCCGCGAGGAGATCGGCCCGCAGGTCCTGCGCGCCGTAGCCGGCGGCGAGCGCCCGGCGCAGCCCGACGGCGAAGGGGCGCGTGGTCGGGCGCGGCGGCTGGTCGCCGTCGAGCGACGCGCGCAGCCGACTAGGCATCGCACGTCGATCGCGCCGCGGTATCCATGCCGTCACAGTGGCACACGGCCCCGGCCAGATGAAACCCGGGCGTCGGCGGCACGGTGCACCGCCGCTCGACGCGCACCCGGCGATGTATGCGCATCCATGCCCGGCGCCGGACGTGCGAGACGAGCGCCAGCCCGCAGGCGTCGGTGGGACGCTGGCGTCGCGAGCTGCCGGCGGAGCTGGCGGCGTTCCTCACCGCCGAGCTGCGCGACGAGCTCGCGCGCTTCGACTACGACGCGGACGCCTGACCGGCGCTCGCGGCGTCCTCGGCCTTGCCCGCGCTGCCGAGGAGCATGATGCGCTCCATGGTCGCGGCGCGGATGGCACGCTCCATCTCGCCCATGAGCTCGTAGAGGTTGAAGAGGTCGGGCCGCTCGCTCAGGACCTGGCGCAGCCGGCCGAGGGCGGCGAGGCGGAGGTCGGAGTCGGTGTTCACCTTGGCGACGCCGAGCGCCACGGCCTCGGCGATGAGATCGGGCGGAATGCCCTGGGCGTGGGGCAGCGTCGCACCGTAGCGCTCGGCGAGGGCGACGCCCTCGGCCGGCAGCGTCGAGGCGCCGTGCAGCACGAGCGGCTGGGGGACGCGGGCGGCGATCTCGCGCAAGCGCTCGAAGTCGAGGTACGGCGTGCCCTTGAACTTGTAGGCGCCGTGCGACGTACCGATGGCCACGGCGAGCGCGTCGACCTGGGTCTCGGTCGCGAAGCGCACGGCCTGATCGGGGTCGGTCAGCATGGAGCGGCCGCTCTGCTCGCCGAGATCCTCGATGCCGGCCAGCGTCCCGAGCTCCGCCTCGACGTGGACGCCGCGCGTGCGTGCGTAGCTCACGATGTCGCGGGTCTCGCGCTCGTTCTCCTCGAACGTCTCGCGCGACGCGTCGATCATCACCGACGGGTAGCCCGCGTCGATCGCGGCGCGCGCCAGCTCGACGCTCCTGCCGTGGTCGAGGTGCAGCGCGATCGGCGCCTGCGTGCCGCTCGCCAGCTTCGAGACGATGGCGACCATGGTCTCGAGCCCGGCGTGCTTCACGGCGCCCTCGGACGTCTGCACCAGGACCGGCGCCGAGAGCGCGTCGGCGGCGGCGATCACCCCGCGCGTCGATTCGAGATCGTAGACGTTGAAGCCGCCGAGCGCCCAGCCTTCGCGGCGGGCGCGGATCAGATACTCTCGCGGATTCACCAGCATGTCCCCTCCCTGGCACGGCGCCGGCCCCGGCGCGAGGGGGGGCACGCCGCTCATCCCGCCACGCCGAAGAGGAGGAGCGAGCGGCTCGTCACCTCGTAGAGCGTGCCCGCGGCGAAGCGCCCGCCGTCGGGGCGGTCGGGCTCGTGCGTATCCACGAGCACGCTCCACGTCCCGTCGCCCGGAACCGGCGGCAGGGTGAAGAGGACGACGTCGTGATGCGCGTTGAGGACGAGGAGGATGGTCGCGTCCTCGCCCCGCTGGTGGACGCCGGTGGTCTGCGCGCGGCCGTCGAGGAGCATGCCGAAGCAGCGCGTGTTGCCGTCGGCCCAGTCGGTCTCCTGCATCTCGGCGCCGGTGGCGTTCACCCAGGTGACGTCCTTGGTCCCGAGCTCGGGGTCGAACCGGCCGTCGACGAAGCGGGTGCGGCGCAGGGTCGCGGTGTCGCCCCGCAGGCGGGTGAGACGGCGGACGAAATCGGTCAGCGCCTCCTCGTCCGCGTCGCGCTGCCAGCGCACCCAGCTGATCTCACCGTCCTGACAGTAGGCGTTGTTGTTGCCGCGCTGGGTGCGGGCGCACTCGTCGCCGGCGAGCAGCATGGGCGTGCCCTGGCCGAGGAGCAGCGTCGCGAGGAAGTTGCGACGCTGGCGCGCCCGCAGCGCCACGACCTCCGCATCGTCGGTGGGACCCTCGATGCCGCAATTCCAGGAGCGGTTGTCGGACGTGCCGTCGCGGTTGTCCTCGCCGTTGGCCTCGTTGTGCTTGTCGTTGAAGGAGACGAGGTCGTGCAGCGTGAAGCCGTCGTGGGCGGTGACGAAGTTGACGCTCGCCCAGGGCTTGCGGCCGCGATGCTTGAACTCGTCGGGCGACGCGCACAGCCGCGGCGCCATCGCGCTCGCCGGCGCGTCACCGCGCCAGAAGTCGCGCGTCGTGTCGCGGAACTTGTCGTTCCACTCGGCCCAACCCGGCGGAAAGCCGCCGACCTGGTAGCCGCCGGGACCGCAGTCCCAGGGCTCGGCGATCAGCTTGACGGTCGCGAGCACGGGGTCCTGGCAGCAGGCCTTCAGGAAGCCGCTCTGGGTGTCGAAGCCGTCGGGCTCGCGCGCGAGGATCGTGCCGAGGTCGAAGCGGAAGCCGTCGACGTGCATCTCGGTCACCCAGTAACGCAGGCTGTCGGTGACCATCTGGATGACGCGGGCGTGGCTCAGGTTGAGCGTGTTCCCGGTGCCGGTGTCGTTGATGTAGTAGCGCGGCTCGTCGGGCAGCAGGCGATAGTAGCTGACGTTGTCGATGCCCTTGAACGACAGCGTCGGCCCGCGCTCGTTGCCCTCGGCGGTGTGGTTGTAGACCACGTCGAGGAGCACCTCGAGGCCGGCGTCGTGGAAGCGGGCCACCATCTCCTTGAACTCGCGCAGGCTGTTCGGGACGTCGGCGGCGTAGCGCGGATCGGGCGCGAAGAAGCCGATGGAGTTGTAGCCCCAGTAGTTGACGAGACCCTTCTCGAGCAGATGGCTGTCGTCGACGAAGGTGTGGATCGGCAGCAGCTCGACCGAGGTCACGCCGAGGCTCTTCACGTAGTCGACGACCTCGCGCACGCCGAGCCCGGCATAGGTGCCGCGCAGGTGCTCGGGGACGCGCGGGTGGAGCTTCGTGAAGCCGCGGACGTGCGTCTCGTAGACGATGGTGCGGTCCCAGGGGACCGCCGTACGTCCGGGCTCGCCCCTCCAATCGAAGTCGGGGTCGACGACGACGGAGCGGGGCACGAACGCGGCGCTGTCACGCTCGTCGAAGGTGCGGTCGTCGGTGGTCTCCATCTGGTAGCCGAAGACCGCCGGGTCCCAGCGCAGCGCGCCGGCGTGGGCGCGAGCGTACGGATCGAGGAGCAGCTTGCTCGGGTTGAACCGGTGCCCGGCGTCGGGCTCGTACGGGCCGTGGACGCGGTAGCCGTAGAAGGTGCCGGGGCCGACATCGGGCAGGTAGCCATGCCAGACCTCGTCGGTGAACTCCGGCAGCGCGATGCGCTCGAGCTCCTGCGCGCCGGTCTGGTCGAAGAGGCACACCTCGACGTTCGTGGCGTTGGCGGAGAAGAGCGCGAAGTTCGTGCCCTGACCGTCCCAGGTCGCGCCGCGCGGGTAGGGCAGCCCCTCGCGGATCGGACGTGCTCTGCGGTTCGCCACGACGCCTCCCCCGCACCGCCGCAGCGCGGGCGACGCGTGGCGCGGAGGGTAGCAGCCGCACGCGGGCTGACAATGCGGGTCGTGCCGCGGCGGGCGGGCCGGGATCACGCAATCGTCACGCCTGCGCCCGCTCCGGCGTCACACGTACGGGGTAGAAACCCGCCGTGCGCGAGGACGAGGTACGCGGGCCCGAGACGATCGCGTGTCCGCGCTGTCTCTGGGCGCGGATGGCGCAAGGAGCCGATGCCTGCCTGCGCCTGCGCGTCGGCCTGCGCGCGCACCTGGCCGTCTGCCACCCGGGAGTCCCGGAGGCCCGCGCGTCCGCCGTCGCCGACGGCCTGGCGGCCCGCCCCGCGCCGCCCCCGCGCCGCCCGCCGAGCCTCCCCACCGCGCTGCCCGCAGCGATCGGCTGACGCGCCGATCGTCCCGCCGCCCCGTCGTGTCCGCCGCGCGTCCTGCGGCGGACACGACGCCCGCCGCGCGCGTCGTGAAGACCGTCGCGAACCCTGCTACAAGCCCGCCCCGGCGATCGGGCTCGGGGAGAGGGAACGCCGACATGAGCGAGACGACGGCGGAGGTATACGGCGAACGGACGGCGACGGTCGACGAGGTGCGGGCCGAGCGCTTCGTGCTGGTCGACGGCGACGGGCGCCGGCGTGCGGCGCTCGGCCCGGCCGACGACGGCGCGACCGGGCTGCTCCTCTACGACGCGCAGGAGCGGGCGAAAGCGCAGCTCGTGCTCGACGGCAGCGGCGCCGCGCACGTGAAGCTGCACGAGCGCGACGGCGACGTCGCCGCCTGGCTGGCGGTGGCGCGCAGCGGCTCGCCGAGCCTCTACCTGCGCGGCGTCAGCCGGCACGACCGGGGTGTGCGCGGCCACGCCGAGGTGTGCGTCGACGAGCACGGCTGCCCGGTCCTCAGCCTGCACGACCGCGAGGGCCAGGCCCGCGTCCTGCTCAGCCTCGACGACCGCGACGGCCGCCCGAGCCTCAGCTTCTCCGATGCCCAGGGCAACTCGCGCCTGGTCCTGAGCGAGGACGGCAGCGGTGGCCTCCTCTACCTGTTCGATCGGGCGGGGGAGCCGCGCGGCGACGGCGTGCCCCACCTGCCGCTCGCCGAGCCGGCGCCCGCGGCCCCGGAGGCCACGCCGCCGCCGGTCGCGCCCATGGTCGCGCCGGCCCCGGCGGCCGACCCCAGGCGCTGGCCGCCCGGTCGCGCGGCTCGAGCGCGGGCGTTGGCGACGTCGCCTCGCGACCATCGCGGTGGCGCTCGTCGCCGCGGGCGGCGGCGCGCTCGGCGGCCGACTGCTGCCGCCGCTGGCGCCGCCGGCGAGTCGCCCCTGGCGCTCGCCACCACCGCGCCGGCCCCGGCGGCACCGCCCATCGTCGCAAGCGCCGGGCCGCGGCTCGAGGCCGAGGAGTTCGTGCTGCGCGACGCCGCCGGGGGCACGCGCGGACGCCTCGGGCTGCTGCCCGACGGCGCCCCGTATCTCCAGCTCGCGGGCGCCGACGGCGCCGGGCTCGTACAACTGGCCGTGCTGCCCGGCCCCGACGTCGTCTTCCAGCTCACCGCGGGCGACAGCGCGCTCCTCCTGAGCGCGGCGCCCGACGGGGCACCCTCGATCAGTCTCTACGAAGGCGATCGCGTCGTCTTCCAGGCCCCCGCCGGCGTCTCGCGCTTCCCCCCGCCGAGCGTCTGGCCCTGACGCCGGCGACCAGGCGTCAGCGCTTGCGGCTGCCGTAGTCGCCGAAGGGATCGTCGCGCTCGCGCACCGCCTGGCGGAAGCCCACCCCCTGCGCGCGCGACACGAAGTCGAGCCCTTCCTGCGTGTGGCGCGCGATGCCGTCGAACAGCGTGCCGAGCAGACGGCTGTTCGCGAAGCCCATGTGCTCGACGCTCTGGTTGCAGAGGAGCTTCAGCATGACGAGCTGGTTCAGGGGCACGCGGGCCATGCGCTCGGCGAGCGCGGTCGCGTGCGCCTCCAGGCGGTCATCGGGCACGGCCTCGAGGACGAGGCCCAGCTCGACCGCGCGGCGCGCGGGGATCTCGTCGCCGGTGAGGAGGTAGCGCTTCGCGCGCTCGAGGCCCATGCGGTAGACCCACATGGCGGTCGTCGGCGTGCCCCATACCCGCGACGGCGGGTAGCCGAAGCGGGCGCCTGCGCCGGCGACGATGAGGTCGGCGCACAAGACCATGTCGGTGCCGCCGCCGATGCACCAGCCCTGCGTCGCCGCGATCGTCGGCTTCTGCGCGTACCAGAGCTTCATGTAGGTATCGACGAAGCGCTTCATCATCCGGTAGTCGGCCACCGAGTCCCACGCGCGCTCGCGGCCCGCGGTCGCGCCCTCGGTCTCGGCGGCCTGCGCGACGGTCGACCAGTCGAGCCCGTAGCCCGCGCAGAACGCCGGCCCCTCGGCACGCAGCAGGATGACGCGCGCGTCGCGCTCGGCGTCGCCCGCATCGACCGCCGCGGCGAGCTCGTCGCGCAGCGTCGGCGTGATCGTGTTGTACTCGGCGGCGCGGCTGAGAACGATGTGGAACACGCCGTTGCGGGTCTCGGTGCGCAGCGTCTGCATGCGACGACCCTAACCCGGCAGACGCTGCAGCGGAACGGCACGACTCGACAGCAACGCCGCCCTCGTCGATGCTACGGCGCCATGCCGGGGCTCCTGGTGGCCGCGCTCGCGCTGGCGGGCGCCCTGACGACGCCCGCGGCCGCGCAGGTCCCGGGCGCCACCGCGACGGTGCTGCCGCCCGTCACACCGGCGGCCCGCGACCACGGCCCGGCGCGCAAGCTCGACCGGCGGCTGCGCCGGCTCGCCGAGGCGCCGGCCAGCAGCACGGCGCGGCAGACCGAGACCGTGGCGGTCACGGTGCGGCTCGGCGATCCCACGGGCCTCGATCGGCTCGCCGGGCTCGGGCTCGTCGTCGAGCGTCGCGCCGGCCGCGTCGTCGAGGGCCGCATCGCCCTGGAGGCGCTGCCGGCGCTCGCTGCGGACGCCGCCGTGCGCACGGTGCGGCCGACCGAGCGCGGCGTCCTCCGCGCCGGGGCCGTGGTCACCCAGGGCGATGCGGCGAGCGGCGCCGACCTCGTGCGCGCGCAGCGCGGGTTCACCGGCAGCGGCGTCACCGTCGGCGTGATCTCGGACGGCGTCGACTCCGCCGCGGCCGCGGCGGCGCGCGGCGAGCTGCCGCCGGTCGTCGTGCCCGCCGACGCGCGCTGCGCCAACGGCAGCGGCGACGAGGGTACGGCGCTGCTCGAGATCGTCCACGACGTCGCCCCGGGAGCGAGCCTGCTGTTCTCCGGCGGACTGTCGAGCCCGCTCGGCTTCGCCGACTCGGTGCGCTGCCTCACGGCGGCCGGGGCGCAGGTGATCGTCGACGACATCGCCTTCTTCTCCGAGCCGTTCTTCGAGGACGGTCCGGTCGCGCAGGCGGTGCGCGAGGCGGTGGGCGGCGGCGTCTCCTTCCACAGTGCGGCCGGCAACCAGGCGGGGACGCACTGGGAGGGACCGTTCCGCGCCTCGCCGGGCACGGGCTTCCACGACTTTCGCGGTGGCCCCGTCGACAACGTCGCCGAGGTGCTCGTGGCGCCGCAGGGCAGCGTCGGCTGCGCGCTCCAGTGGGACGATCCCTTCGGCGCCTCGGGCAACGACTACGATCTCTTCCTCCTGCGCGAGCCGTTCGCCAACTTCGACGCCGTCGACACCAGCGAGAACGTCCAGAGCGGCGACGGCGACCCGTTCGAGCTGGTGTCGGCGCGCAACAACACGTCGGGGACGCTGCGGCTCGGGCTGGCGATCCGGCGGCGCAGCGGCGCCGCGGCGCGCACGCTCGAGCTGGTCTGCTTCCGCAACGTCTCGGGCTTCGAGTTCCCCGTCCCGGCGGGCAGCATCGTCGGGCACCCGGCGGTGCCGGAGGTGGTCGCGGTGGGCGCGATCGACGTCGCCGATCCCGGCCTCGACACGGTCGAGGGCTTCAGCTCGCAGGGCCCGTCGCGCATCGTCTTCCCGGCCCCGGCGATGCGCACGAAGCCGGACCTCGTGGCCTTCGACGGCGTCGCCACCTCGGTTCCCGGCTTCGCCCCGTTCTACGGCACCTCGGCGGCGGCGCCGCACACGGCCGCCGTCGCGGCGCTCATGCTCCAGAAGAACCCGTTCCTGCGCCCGGCGGAGATCGCGAGCGCGCTCACGACCTCCGCCATCGACATCGGCGCGCCGGGCGTCGACACGGTCTCGGGCGCCGGACGCCTCGACGCGCTCGGCGCCGTCGACGCCACGCCGGCGCCCGAGTGCTTCACCGACGCCGACCCCGACTGCGTCGACGGCGACCCCTGCACGCAGGATCGCTGCGAGCGCGGGCGCTGCGTCCACCCGCCCGTCCCGTGCGACGACGGCGACCCGTGCAACGGCATCGAGACCTGCGAGCCCACGACGGGCGCGTGCCTCGCGGGCACGCCGCAGCCGGACGGCACGCCCTGTCCCGACGGCGACGTCTGCGACGGCGACGAGGTGTGCGCCGGCAGCGTCTGCCGCCCCGGCGTCGCGCTCGAGTGTCGCGACCCCGACCCGTGCAGCATCGACGCCTGCGACCCGGCAGGGGGGTGCTTCTTCCCGCCGCAGCAGGGCTTCGACGCCGTCCTCTGCCTCCTCGGCCAGGGCCTCCCGGACTGCGACGGCGAGGCGCTGCCGCGGCTCGTCGAGCGCCGCTTCGCGCGCGCGAACGTGCTCGTCGAGCGGGCGACGCAGGCGAAGAAGGTCCGCAAGCAGCGGCTCCGCCTGCGGCGGGCCGCGCGGCAGCTCGAGCGCGCGGCGGCGCGCGTGCGGCGGGTCGTGCGACGCGGGCGGCTCTCGGAGAGCTGCGGCGCCGCGGTGCAGGCACGGCTCGGCGAGGGCGCGGGCCGCGCGCGCGGGATCGCGGCGTCGCTCTAGTCCAGCTCTCGTCCGCCGGTGCGGCTCGGGACCGCGCGGCGATGGGCTTCGCCGCGTCGGCGCGCGGATCGCGAACGGCGGCGCGCGCCCGCGGGCGGTCGACGTCGGGCCTGGCATGCGTGCTACAGGTCGCGCCGATGCGGTCGTCGCCGTTCCTGCGTGCGCTCGAAGCCGGGCTCGCGCCCGTCGCGCCGGGCGAGCATCTCGTCCTCGCGGTATCGGGGGGCCCCGATTCGACGGCGATGCTGGCGGGCGTCGCCGCGCTCGCGGGGGCGCGGGGCTGGACGGTCACGGCGGTGCACGTCGACCACGGCCTCCGCGGCGCCGAGAGCGCCGACGAGGGGGCGCGCGTCGCCGCGCTCGCGGCACGGCTGGGCGCCGCCTGCGTGCGCCGCACGCTGGCGATGACGCCGGGCCCCGGCCTCGAGGCGCGGGCCCGGCGCCGGCGTTACGCGGCGCTGCTCGGCGTCGTGTCCGAGCTCGGCGCGACGCGCCTCTGCACGGCGCACACGCGCGACGATCAGGCCGAGACCGTGCTGCTGCGCCTGCTACGCGGGGCAGGGCGCCGCGGCCTCGGCGGCATGCGCCCGCGCCGCGGCAAGCTCCTGCGTCCGCTGCTCGGTGCCAGCCGTGCCGACGTCCGGCGCTATCTCGCCGAGCGCGGCCTCGACGCCGCCGTGGACCGCACCAACGCCGACCTGCGCCACACCCGCAACCGGGTACGGCGCCTGGCGCTGCCGTTCCTGGCGGCAGAGTTCGACGCGCGGCTTCCGGAGCGTCTCGCGGCGCTCGCGATGCGCCTGCGCGACGAGGACGACCTGCTGGCCGCGCTGGCGGCCGAACGCCTGCGGGCGCTCGCCGACGCGACGGGCCTCTCCGTCGCAGCCGCGGCCGAGCCGCCGGCGCTGGCCCGCCGCGTGGTGCGTGCCTGGCTCGAGCAGGGCCGGCGCGCCGACGTCGATGCCCGTCACGTCGAGCGGGTCCTCGACCTGGCCGCCGGCCGGGAACGCGGCACGATCGCGATCCCCGGGGCGTCGCGGGTGGTCCGCGAGGGCGATCGGCTCCTCCGCCGGGTCGGGCGCGCGGCCCCGCCGGCGGTGCCGTTCGCACTGCGCGTGATGCCGGGCGAGACCATCGAGGCGCCGGACGGGGAATGGCGGATGGCGCTGTCGGCGGTGCGGGCGCGGGCCGAGGACGAGTGGCGTCCACCACCGGGTCCGCAGGCGCTCTTCGACGCCGCCCGCCTGCCGACCGGACTCGTGGTCCGGCCGCCGCGGCCCGGCGATCGCGTCCGCATCGCCGGCGTGGGTACCCGCAAGCTGAGCGACGTCCTGATCGACCGCAAGGTACCCCGCGAGGCGCGTGGCCACCTCCCGGTGCTGGTCGGTGACGGCACCGTCCTGTGGGTCCCCGGGGTCGTGCGCGCCGCGACCGCGCTCCTCGAGAGCGACACGAGGTGGGTCGTCGCGGCGACCTGGGTCACGAAAGGCTGAGCTGCATTGCCCCTGAAAAACCCCCGTGGTAGCTTTTCGAGACGCGCAACGGTGAAGAGGAATCCTTGACCCCGGTCTCCCGTAATCTCGGACTCTGGCTGCTCCTTCTCCTCATGGGCCTGCTGCTGTGGTCGATCGTGACCAAGCAGGCGCCGCGCGAACCCGAAATCAGCTTCTCCCGCTTCATGCAGGCGGTCGAGGAGGGACGGGTTCAAGAGGTGGTGATCCAGGGCCAGAACATCAAGGGCCGCTACCGGGCCGAGCGCGGGGAGGGCGGCGAGGGCTTCAAGACCTTCACCCCGCAGGACCCGAACCTGGTGTCGACGCTGCGCGAGAAGGGCGTCGAGATCGAGGCCCGACCGGAGGACTCGGAGCCCTGGTACGTCGTCGCCCTGGTGCAGTGGGCCCCGATGCTGCTCCTGATCGGCGTCTGGATCTTCTTCATGCGCCAGATGCAGGTGGGCGGCGGCAAGGCGATGTCGTTCGGGAAGAGCCGCGCCAAGCTGCTCTCCGAGAACCAGCACAAGGTCACCTTCGCCGACGTCGCCGGCATCGACGAGGCCAAGGCCGAGCTCGAAGAGATCATCGCCTTTCTGAAGGACCCGAAGAAGTTCACGAAGCTCGGCGGCCGCATCCCGAAGGGCGTGCTGCTGGTCGGCCCCCCCGGCACGGGCAAGACGCTGCTCGCGCGCGGCGTCGCCGGCGAGGCGGGCGTGCCCTTCTTCTCGATCTCGGGCTCCGACTTCGTCGAGATGTTCGTCGGCGTCGGCGCCTCGCGCGTCCGCGACCTCTTCGTACAGGGCAAGAAGAACGCCCCCTGCATCATCTTCATCGACGAGATCGACGCCGTCGGCCGGCACCGCGGGGCGGGGCTCGGCGGCGGACACGACGAGCGCGAGCAGACCCTGAACCAGCTCCTCGTCGAGATGGACGGCTTCGAGACCAACGAGGGCGTCATCCTCGTCGCCGCGACCAACCGTCCCGACGTGCTCGATCCGGCGCTGCTGCGGCCCGGCCGCTTCGACCGCCGCGTGGTCGTCGCGCGCCCCGACGTGAAGGGCCGCGAGGGCATCCTGCGCGTGCACATCAAGCGCGTGCCCACCGCGGAAGACGTCGACGTCGAGCTGCTCGCGCGTCAGACGCCCGGCTTCGCCGGCGCCGACCTCGAGAACCTCGTCAACGAGGCGGCGCTGCTCGCCGCGCGCCAGGACAAGGACCGCGTCGCCATGCGCGACTTCGAGCTGGCGAAGGACAAGGTCCTCATGGGCACCGAGCGGCGCTCGATGATCATCAGCTACGAGGAGCGCAAGAACACGGCGTACCACGAGTCCGGCCACGCGCTGGTCGCCAAGCTGCTGCCCAACGCCGACCCGGTCCACAAGGTGACCATCATCCCGCGCGGCATGGCCCTCGGCCTGACGCAGCAGGTCCCGATGGACGATCGCCACACCTACGACCGCGGCTTCCTGCAGGACAACCTCGCCATCCTCTTCGGCGGGCGCGTCGCCGAGGAGCTGGTGCTCGGCCACCAGACCACCGGCGCGGGCAACGACATCGAGCGGGCCACCGAGATGGCGCGCAAGATGGTCTGCGAGTGGGGCATGAGCGAGAAGCTCGGCCCGATGACGTTCGGCAAGAAGGAAGAGGAGATCTTCCTCGGCCGCGACTTCACGCAGCGGGTCGACTACTCCGAGAGCACGGCGGTGCAGATCGACGGCGAGGTGCGCCGCATCCTCATGGAGGCGTACGAGCGCGCCAAGCTGCTCCTGCGCCGCAATCTGAACGTCCTGCACAAGATGGCGGAGGCTCTCTTGGAGCGCGAGTCGCTCGACGGGCCGGAGATCGACGAGATCATCCGCGCCAGCGCGGCCGAGCAGGGCGCCGTCGCGGCGTCGGCCTAGCGAGGACGTGGGTCGGGCCGTCGCTGCTGCGCCGCCGTCGCCTGCGGGCCACGGCGGTCAGGGGAGCGCGGGGAGGGGGGAGTGAGCGAGCTGATCCTGGGCTTCCGCTGGCAGGACGGCGTCGACATCGTCCTCCTGACCATCGGGATCTATTCCGGGATCAACCTGATCCGCGGGACCCGCGCGGCGCCGATGCTGATCGGCCTCGCCATGGTCTACGGGGTCTACTTCCTCTCGGCGCAGTTCGAGATCTACACCGTCAACGTCCTCCTCAACTACGTCCTCGGCTGGTCCCTCGTCCTCGTCTTCATCGTCTTCCAGAACGACATCCGCCGCGTGCTGACGCAGGTGGGGACCGGGCCGCTGTTCTCGCAGCGCGACCGCGTGCAGCAGAACCAGGCGGTGGAGGAGCTGGTGAAGGCGGTGTCGCACCTGGCGGGCCGCCGCACCGGCGCCCTCATCTGCCTCCAGAACGAGGTCGGCCTGAACGA
The genomic region above belongs to bacterium and contains:
- the glgX gene encoding glycogen debranching protein GlgX; the protein is MANRRARPIREGLPYPRGATWDGQGTNFALFSANATNVEVCLFDQTGAQELERIALPEFTDEVWHGYLPDVGPGTFYGYRVHGPYEPDAGHRFNPSKLLLDPYARAHAGALRWDPAVFGYQMETTDDRTFDERDSAAFVPRSVVVDPDFDWRGEPGRTAVPWDRTIVYETHVRGFTKLHPRVPEHLRGTYAGLGVREVVDYVKSLGVTSVELLPIHTFVDDSHLLEKGLVNYWGYNSIGFFAPDPRYAADVPNSLREFKEMVARFHDAGLEVLLDVVYNHTAEGNERGPTLSFKGIDNVSYYRLLPDEPRYYINDTGTGNTLNLSHARVIQMVTDSLRYWVTEMHVDGFRFDLGTILAREPDGFDTQSGFLKACCQDPVLATVKLIAEPWDCGPGGYQVGGFPPGWAEWNDKFRDTTRDFWRGDAPASAMAPRLCASPDEFKHRGRKPWASVNFVTAHDGFTLHDLVSFNDKHNEANGEDNRDGTSDNRSWNCGIEGPTDDAEVVALRARQRRNFLATLLLGQGTPMLLAGDECARTQRGNNNAYCQDGEISWVRWQRDADEEALTDFVRRLTRLRGDTATLRRTRFVDGRFDPELGTKDVTWVNATGAEMQETDWADGNTRCFGMLLDGRAQTTGVHQRGEDATILLVLNAHHDVVLFTLPPVPGDGTWSVLVDTHEPDRPDGGRFAAGTLYEVTSRSLLLFGVAG
- the tilS gene encoding tRNA lysidine(34) synthetase TilS, whose translation is MRSSPFLRALEAGLAPVAPGEHLVLAVSGGPDSTAMLAGVAALAGARGWTVTAVHVDHGLRGAESADEGARVAALAARLGAACVRRTLAMTPGPGLEARARRRRYAALLGVVSELGATRLCTAHTRDDQAETVLLRLLRGAGRRGLGGMRPRRGKLLRPLLGASRADVRRYLAERGLDAAVDRTNADLRHTRNRVRRLALPFLAAEFDARLPERLAALAMRLRDEDDLLAALAAERLRALADATGLSVAAAAEPPALARRVVRAWLEQGRRADVDARHVERVLDLAAGRERGTIAIPGASRVVREGDRLLRRVGRAAPPAVPFALRVMPGETIEAPDGEWRMALSAVRARAEDEWRPPPGPQALFDAARLPTGLVVRPPRPGDRVRIAGVGTRKLSDVLIDRKVPREARGHLPVLVGDGTVLWVPGVVRAATALLESDTRWVVAATWVTKG
- a CDS encoding class II fructose-bisphosphate aldolase family protein: MLVNPREYLIRARREGWALGGFNVYDLESTRGVIAAADALSAPVLVQTSEGAVKHAGLETMVAIVSKLASGTQAPIALHLDHGRSVELARAAIDAGYPSVMIDASRETFEENERETRDIVSYARTRGVHVEAELGTLAGIEDLGEQSGRSMLTDPDQAVRFATETQVDALAVAIGTSHGAYKFKGTPYLDFERLREIAARVPQPLVLHGASTLPAEGVALAERYGATLPHAQGIPPDLIAEAVALGVAKVNTDSDLRLAALGRLRQVLSERPDLFNLYELMGEMERAIRAATMERIMLLGSAGKAEDAASAGQASAS
- the ftsH gene encoding ATP-dependent zinc metalloprotease FtsH, yielding MTPVSRNLGLWLLLLLMGLLLWSIVTKQAPREPEISFSRFMQAVEEGRVQEVVIQGQNIKGRYRAERGEGGEGFKTFTPQDPNLVSTLREKGVEIEARPEDSEPWYVVALVQWAPMLLLIGVWIFFMRQMQVGGGKAMSFGKSRAKLLSENQHKVTFADVAGIDEAKAELEEIIAFLKDPKKFTKLGGRIPKGVLLVGPPGTGKTLLARGVAGEAGVPFFSISGSDFVEMFVGVGASRVRDLFVQGKKNAPCIIFIDEIDAVGRHRGAGLGGGHDEREQTLNQLLVEMDGFETNEGVILVAATNRPDVLDPALLRPGRFDRRVVVARPDVKGREGILRVHIKRVPTAEDVDVELLARQTPGFAGADLENLVNEAALLAARQDKDRVAMRDFELAKDKVLMGTERRSMIISYEERKNTAYHESGHALVAKLLPNADPVHKVTIIPRGMALGLTQQVPMDDRHTYDRGFLQDNLAILFGGRVAEELVLGHQTTGAGNDIERATEMARKMVCEWGMSEKLGPMTFGKKEEEIFLGRDFTQRVDYSESTAVQIDGEVRRILMEAYERAKLLLRRNLNVLHKMAEALLERESLDGPEIDEIIRASAAEQGAVAASA
- a CDS encoding S8 family serine peptidase, yielding MPGLLVAALALAGALTTPAAAQVPGATATVLPPVTPAARDHGPARKLDRRLRRLAEAPASSTARQTETVAVTVRLGDPTGLDRLAGLGLVVERRAGRVVEGRIALEALPALAADAAVRTVRPTERGVLRAGAVVTQGDAASGADLVRAQRGFTGSGVTVGVISDGVDSAAAAAARGELPPVVVPADARCANGSGDEGTALLEIVHDVAPGASLLFSGGLSSPLGFADSVRCLTAAGAQVIVDDIAFFSEPFFEDGPVAQAVREAVGGGVSFHSAAGNQAGTHWEGPFRASPGTGFHDFRGGPVDNVAEVLVAPQGSVGCALQWDDPFGASGNDYDLFLLREPFANFDAVDTSENVQSGDGDPFELVSARNNTSGTLRLGLAIRRRSGAAARTLELVCFRNVSGFEFPVPAGSIVGHPAVPEVVAVGAIDVADPGLDTVEGFSSQGPSRIVFPAPAMRTKPDLVAFDGVATSVPGFAPFYGTSAAAPHTAAVAALMLQKNPFLRPAEIASALTTSAIDIGAPGVDTVSGAGRLDALGAVDATPAPECFTDADPDCVDGDPCTQDRCERGRCVHPPVPCDDGDPCNGIETCEPTTGACLAGTPQPDGTPCPDGDVCDGDEVCAGSVCRPGVALECRDPDPCSIDACDPAGGCFFPPQQGFDAVLCLLGQGLPDCDGEALPRLVERRFARANVLVERATQAKKVRKQRLRLRRAARQLERAAARVRRVVRRGRLSESCGAAVQARLGEGAGRARGIAASL
- a CDS encoding crotonase/enoyl-CoA hydratase family protein, translating into MQTLRTETRNGVFHIVLSRAAEYNTITPTLRDELAAAVDAGDAERDARVILLRAEGPAFCAGYGLDWSTVAQAAETEGATAGRERAWDSVADYRMMKRFVDTYMKLWYAQKPTIAATQGWCIGGGTDMVLCADLIVAGAGARFGYPPSRVWGTPTTAMWVYRMGLERAKRYLLTGDEIPARRAVELGLVLEAVPDDRLEAHATALAERMARVPLNQLVMLKLLCNQSVEHMGFANSRLLGTLFDGIARHTQEGLDFVSRAQGVGFRQAVRERDDPFGDYGSRKR